A genome region from Vibrio tapetis subsp. tapetis includes the following:
- a CDS encoding flagellar hook-length control protein FliK yields MSHGSLSVSEVSKSSSLLGKANTSSPQDSESEGFIDILKSAFSSDSSSSETEGGDSKITSDTEGKVSQSSGEDAESSESVKGKATTGEVADSDNVDTQGAETEGSSSKVSAKTGSEETSDSLLKQESSQSESGKEGTADVDKTMSEGNKLLERLDESNKALAENAQAGTEGKGLPPEAAASAGVAVSQAENASGKTKAVVGNNAVVASEASGSKQAVADSLAGTSEDKVTAVATESSSNPVGQFAAIGAGGAIASQASAEPVSPESGSANKASVDSDPSVDGEVDENAVAMLAAGTLGVVSTAGKADKAVESPTSEQIKWGAPDSATQSASAATKQGAGVDASQVGVGASQVDVAQAGAVVGMAGTAAMMVDGEAKVNGVATTQSVPASTFEGQPLVAAEAEEASVTYGEPMWASTNAELAAAEGGKKSIEASTAAKVATSAALAAQLHNPTAAQLPTDKAAASLVSSGALSQDIAMQSAQTQSLAAANAVSTPVAATEQAKVISAAAASALVLGEGKGQGTKPGPGTEDKSDLAHQLAGVAGQQGLTVAQARGLEAQTVNAAQQPPLQLTRDAAGEQLAERVQMMLSKNLKNIDIRLDPPELGRMQIRMTMNNDVASVQFTVANQQTRDIVEQAMPRLREMLAQQGLQLADTSVQQQNAGQQQQSQYVAGQNGQQGRKNGDNDADGELGLDNPSEVNVDVTSNRDGISFYA; encoded by the coding sequence ATGAGCCATGGTTCTCTGTCCGTATCTGAGGTTAGTAAGTCCTCATCTTTGCTTGGGAAAGCAAATACATCATCACCACAAGATTCTGAATCTGAAGGGTTTATTGATATCCTAAAGTCAGCATTTAGTTCTGATTCGTCGAGTAGCGAAACAGAGGGTGGTGACTCAAAGATCACATCGGATACCGAGGGTAAGGTGTCTCAGTCCTCAGGTGAAGACGCAGAGTCATCAGAGAGCGTGAAGGGCAAAGCCACCACTGGCGAGGTCGCCGATAGCGACAATGTCGATACCCAAGGAGCAGAGACCGAAGGTTCGTCATCAAAAGTGAGCGCAAAAACAGGCAGTGAAGAAACGTCAGATTCCCTTTTAAAACAAGAGAGTAGCCAATCTGAAAGTGGCAAAGAGGGTACTGCTGATGTTGATAAAACAATGAGCGAAGGCAATAAACTTTTAGAGCGCTTAGACGAATCAAATAAAGCGTTAGCGGAAAATGCTCAAGCTGGCACTGAAGGCAAAGGCTTGCCACCAGAAGCCGCGGCATCTGCAGGGGTAGCAGTAAGCCAAGCCGAGAATGCTTCCGGTAAGACAAAAGCCGTTGTCGGTAATAATGCAGTTGTTGCAAGTGAGGCCTCTGGCAGTAAGCAAGCAGTGGCGGATTCTTTAGCCGGAACATCTGAAGACAAAGTAACGGCTGTTGCAACAGAATCAAGCAGCAATCCGGTTGGCCAATTTGCCGCTATCGGTGCTGGTGGCGCTATTGCTAGTCAAGCCAGCGCTGAACCTGTTAGTCCCGAAAGTGGCTCGGCAAATAAGGCATCTGTTGATTCAGACCCAAGTGTCGATGGTGAGGTTGATGAAAATGCAGTTGCCATGCTTGCCGCTGGAACGTTGGGTGTGGTTTCGACAGCAGGTAAGGCTGATAAAGCTGTAGAATCGCCGACAAGCGAACAAATTAAATGGGGCGCGCCAGATAGCGCTACCCAGTCGGCATCTGCCGCCACGAAGCAAGGTGCGGGTGTTGATGCTTCCCAGGTTGGCGTTGGTGCTAGTCAAGTTGATGTTGCTCAAGCTGGTGCCGTTGTCGGTATGGCAGGTACTGCCGCGATGATGGTAGACGGTGAGGCTAAAGTTAATGGCGTCGCAACCACTCAAAGCGTTCCCGCTTCCACTTTTGAAGGCCAGCCATTAGTCGCGGCTGAAGCTGAAGAGGCAAGTGTCACTTACGGTGAACCCATGTGGGCATCGACTAATGCAGAGCTAGCGGCTGCAGAAGGCGGTAAGAAAAGCATTGAAGCTTCAACGGCCGCAAAAGTGGCCACATCAGCTGCACTGGCTGCTCAGTTGCATAACCCTACAGCCGCTCAATTGCCAACGGACAAAGCGGCGGCATCCTTGGTAAGTAGTGGTGCTCTTAGTCAAGACATTGCCATGCAGAGTGCCCAAACTCAAAGCTTAGCGGCGGCAAACGCGGTTAGCACCCCCGTCGCCGCAACAGAACAAGCAAAAGTGATCAGTGCTGCGGCGGCTTCTGCGCTTGTACTCGGTGAAGGCAAAGGACAAGGAACGAAACCTGGGCCAGGGACTGAAGATAAAAGTGATTTGGCTCATCAGCTAGCAGGCGTTGCAGGACAGCAAGGTCTCACAGTCGCACAAGCTCGAGGGCTTGAGGCTCAAACGGTGAATGCAGCTCAGCAACCCCCTTTACAGTTAACAAGAGACGCAGCAGGGGAGCAATTAGCTGAACGCGTACAAATGATGCTTTCTAAGAATTTAAAGAACATAGACATCAGGTTAGATCCGCCAGAGTTAGGGCGCATGCAAATTCGAATGACCATGAATAACGATGTTGCTTCTGTTCAGTTTACCGTCGCTAATCAGCAAACCCGCGACATTGTTGAGCAGGCGATGCCAAGATTAAGAGAAATGTTAGCTCAACAAGGTTTACAGCTTGCAGATACGTCCGTTCAGCAGCAAAATGCTGGTCAACAACAGCAAAGTCAATATGTTGCGGGACAAAACGGTCAACAGGGTCGGAAAAACGGCGATAATGACGCTGATGGTGAGCTAGGATTAGATAATCCGTCAGAAGTTAATGTGGATGTGACATCTAACCGTGATGGAATCAGTTTTTACGCTTAA
- the fliI gene encoding flagellar protein export ATPase FliI produces the protein MLALEERLSNYQTQGLTTRAIASGKLVRVVGLTLEATGCKAPIGSLCKVETLQGEMDAEVVGFSGDNLYLMPSEQVTGVMPGAKVTPITTENGLSVGMELLGRVIDGTGNPIDGLGEIYTEKRAKFNADPINPLSRKPISEPLDVGLKAVNGLLTVGKGQRIGLFAGSGVGKSVTLGMMTRGTTAQVVVVGLIGERGREVKEFIEEILGTEGRKRSVVVAAPADSSPLMRLKGCQTALTIAEYFRDQGLDVLLLMDSLTRFAQAQREIALSVGEPPATKGYPPSVFAKLPALVERAGNGSEDQGSITAFFTVLTEGDDLQDPIADASRAILDGHIVLSREMADAGHYPAIDVEKSVSRVMPQITTDEHMLMSKAVRQVLSLCRKNQDLVSIGAYKPGTDPAIDAAFTLKPKLDMFTQQGMKDAVPYDMCINMLKSILQPS, from the coding sequence ATGTTAGCGCTTGAAGAGCGGTTATCAAATTATCAGACTCAAGGGTTAACGACGCGTGCTATTGCTTCAGGTAAGCTGGTGCGAGTTGTTGGGTTGACACTTGAAGCGACGGGATGCAAAGCGCCAATCGGCAGCTTATGTAAGGTTGAAACCTTACAGGGTGAAATGGATGCTGAAGTCGTCGGCTTTTCAGGCGATAACCTGTATTTAATGCCAAGTGAGCAAGTGACAGGGGTGATGCCCGGTGCCAAAGTGACGCCGATCACCACAGAAAACGGCTTGTCTGTTGGCATGGAATTACTCGGGCGAGTTATTGACGGCACCGGAAATCCCATTGATGGGCTTGGCGAAATCTATACAGAAAAACGCGCCAAGTTTAACGCCGATCCGATCAACCCTTTATCACGCAAGCCGATTTCTGAACCACTCGACGTGGGGTTAAAGGCCGTAAATGGGTTGCTGACTGTGGGTAAAGGCCAGCGTATCGGTTTGTTTGCAGGCTCAGGTGTTGGTAAATCGGTCACTTTGGGCATGATGACCCGAGGAACAACCGCACAAGTCGTGGTGGTAGGGCTGATCGGTGAGCGTGGACGAGAAGTAAAAGAATTCATTGAAGAAATACTAGGAACCGAAGGTCGAAAACGTTCTGTCGTGGTGGCTGCTCCCGCTGATTCATCACCTCTGATGCGTTTAAAAGGCTGCCAAACGGCGTTAACTATTGCGGAGTATTTTCGAGACCAAGGGCTTGATGTTCTATTGTTGATGGATTCATTAACCCGCTTTGCTCAAGCTCAACGTGAAATCGCGTTATCGGTTGGCGAGCCACCGGCAACCAAAGGCTATCCGCCATCGGTATTTGCTAAGCTACCCGCATTGGTAGAAAGGGCAGGCAATGGCAGTGAAGATCAAGGCTCTATTACCGCTTTTTTCACGGTGTTAACCGAAGGCGATGATCTTCAAGATCCCATCGCTGATGCATCAAGAGCCATTTTAGATGGCCACATAGTCCTGTCTCGAGAAATGGCGGATGCGGGGCATTACCCTGCGATTGATGTTGAAAAATCAGTCAGTCGTGTTATGCCTCAAATCACCACCGATGAACATATGCTGATGTCAAAAGCCGTTCGTCAGGTTCTGTCTTTATGTCGAAAAAACCAAGATTTGGTGTCTATAGGCGCGTACAAACCGGGCACCGATCCCGCGATTGATGCAGCCTTCACACTGAAACCGAAGCTAGACATGTTTACCCAACAAGGCATGAAAGATGCTGTACCGTACGATATGTGTATCAATATGCTCAAGAGTATATTACAGCCATCTTAA
- the fliH gene encoding flagellar assembly protein FliH: protein MSQERKRGFLRPEDDSVEHTTQKWGLPDYTSQAQPNAKETALNYDPTWVPDFSEPEPEEPVNLTEEEIEQIKQAAHQEGLTQGQEVGFKQGFEKGKEEGLAAGHEEGLALGKAEGVTAGQEFIQQQVEHFMALASQFAQPLELMNAQVEKQLIEMVLTLTKEVVHVEVQTNPQVILDTVRESVEALPIAGHAIIIKLHPEDIEVIRSAHGEEDIESRSWTLAGEPSLNRGDVHIEAGESSVSYKMEDRIRTVLQSFCGVNRHQGQD from the coding sequence ATGTCTCAAGAGAGAAAACGCGGTTTTTTACGTCCTGAAGATGACTCAGTTGAGCACACCACCCAAAAGTGGGGCCTGCCAGATTACACCTCACAAGCGCAACCCAATGCAAAAGAAACCGCTCTAAATTACGACCCTACTTGGGTGCCTGATTTTAGCGAGCCCGAACCAGAAGAACCGGTGAATCTAACCGAAGAAGAAATCGAACAAATCAAGCAAGCGGCTCACCAAGAGGGGTTAACCCAAGGTCAAGAAGTCGGCTTTAAGCAAGGTTTCGAAAAAGGCAAAGAAGAAGGTTTGGCTGCCGGTCATGAAGAAGGCTTAGCATTAGGTAAAGCTGAAGGTGTCACCGCCGGTCAAGAGTTCATTCAGCAACAAGTCGAACATTTTATGGCGCTAGCCAGTCAATTTGCCCAGCCTCTTGAGCTTATGAATGCTCAAGTTGAAAAACAATTGATTGAAATGGTCCTAACCTTGACCAAAGAAGTGGTCCATGTTGAAGTGCAAACTAACCCTCAAGTGATTCTCGATACCGTTCGTGAAAGTGTTGAAGCCTTGCCGATAGCAGGTCATGCCATCATCATAAAACTGCACCCAGAAGACATCGAAGTTATACGCTCAGCTCATGGTGAAGAAGACATCGAAAGTCGCAGTTGGACATTGGCTGGCGAACCTTCATTAAATCGTGGGGATGTACATATTGAAGCGGGTGAGTCGAGCGTTAGTTATAAAATGGAAGACCGAATTCGAACCGTACTGCAATCATTTTGTGGTGTTAACCGCCATCAAGGGCAAGACTGA
- the fliE gene encoding flagellar hook-basal body complex protein FliE has product MKIDSLNQEMQAMMLQATNTSRPATGQQVSSDFGALLNNAVNNVNALQKQSGEMATRFDQGDPNVSLSDVMIARNKSSVAFDATIQVRNKLVEAYKQLMNMPV; this is encoded by the coding sequence ATGAAAATTGACAGTTTAAATCAAGAAATGCAGGCCATGATGCTACAGGCGACCAACACCAGTCGTCCAGCAACGGGCCAGCAAGTCTCCTCTGACTTTGGTGCTCTATTAAATAATGCAGTGAATAACGTGAATGCACTGCAAAAGCAATCGGGTGAAATGGCGACTCGTTTCGATCAAGGTGATCCTAACGTATCTTTATCCGACGTCATGATTGCACGTAATAAATCCAGCGTGGCATTCGATGCGACGATTCAAGTCCGAAATAAATTAGTCGAAGCTTATAAACAGCTGATGAACATGCCGGTTTAA
- the fliG gene encoding flagellar motor switch protein FliG, whose product MANEIATTEGGEQPAIDVSSIPGEERAAILLLSLSEADAAGIIRHLEPKQVQRVGSAMAKAADLNSDKVSVVHRAFLEDIQKYTNIGMGSEDFMRNALVAALGEDKANNLVDQILLGTGSKGLDSLKWMDPRQVASIIINEHPQIQTIVLSYLESDQSAEILSQFPERVRLDLMMRIANLEEVQPSALAELNEIMEKQFAGQAGAQAAKIGGTKAAAEIMNFMDNSVEGILMDQIREQDEDMATQIQDLMFVFENLAEVDDNGIQKLLRDVPQDVLQKALKGADDGLQEKIFKNMSKRAADMMRDDIEAMPPVRVADVETAQKEILSIARRLADNGELMLSGGADEFL is encoded by the coding sequence ATGGCTAATGAAATTGCGACCACTGAAGGTGGTGAACAACCGGCGATTGACGTATCGAGCATTCCCGGAGAAGAGCGTGCAGCCATATTGCTGCTGAGTCTAAGCGAAGCCGATGCGGCGGGTATTATTCGTCACTTAGAGCCGAAGCAGGTCCAGCGTGTGGGTAGTGCGATGGCGAAAGCGGCGGATTTGAATTCAGACAAAGTCAGCGTGGTACATCGCGCCTTTTTAGAAGATATTCAAAAGTACACCAATATTGGTATGGGCAGCGAAGACTTCATGCGAAATGCGCTTGTTGCCGCTCTTGGTGAAGACAAAGCGAACAACCTTGTTGATCAAATACTATTGGGTACAGGCTCCAAAGGTTTGGATTCTCTTAAATGGATGGATCCTCGCCAAGTTGCTAGCATTATTATTAATGAGCACCCCCAAATTCAGACCATCGTATTGTCTTATTTGGAGTCTGATCAATCGGCTGAAATCTTGTCTCAGTTCCCAGAGCGTGTGCGCTTAGATTTAATGATGCGTATTGCTAACCTTGAAGAAGTTCAACCGTCAGCCTTGGCTGAGTTGAATGAAATCATGGAGAAACAGTTTGCGGGTCAAGCTGGTGCACAAGCGGCCAAAATTGGTGGTACTAAAGCTGCGGCTGAAATCATGAACTTCATGGATAACAGCGTAGAAGGCATCTTGATGGATCAAATCCGAGAGCAAGATGAAGACATGGCGACTCAAATTCAAGATCTGATGTTTGTATTTGAGAACTTGGCTGAAGTTGACGATAACGGCATTCAAAAGCTGCTGCGTGACGTGCCACAAGATGTACTGCAAAAAGCACTTAAAGGTGCTGATGACGGCTTACAAGAGAAGATATTCAAAAACATGTCCAAGCGTGCTGCTGACATGATGCGTGATGATATCGAAGCCATGCCTCCTGTGCGTGTTGCTGACGTAGAAACGGCACAGAAAGAGATCTTGTCAATCGCTCGTCGTTTAGCTGATAACGGTGAATTAATGTTATCTGGCGGTGCGGACGAGTTCTTATAA
- a CDS encoding sigma-54-dependent transcriptional regulator, whose protein sequence is MAQSKVLIVEDDEGLREALVDTLALAGYEWVEADCAEQALLILKSQEVDIVISDVQMAGMGGLALLRNIKLHWPKLPVLLMTAYANIEDAVAAMKEGAIDYMAKPFAPEVLLNMVSRYAPVKSDDGGDAIVADEKSLKLLALADKVAKTDANVMVLGPSGSGKEVMSRYIHNASLRKDGPFVAINCAAIPDNMLEATLFGYEKGAFTGAVQACPGKFEQAQGGTILLDEISEMDLNLQAKLLRVLQEREVERLGGRKSIKLDVRVLATSNRDLKKYVSEGNFREDLYYRLNVFPISWPPLSQRQGDISPLAIHLVERNCQKLGLPVPSISEGALNKLLHYPWPGNVRELDNVIQRALILSEHNNIGSEHILLEGIDWDDASSLQSVVQSGEVATPSVKPIAEPNNPLAKAISSNDGLGSELREQEYAIILETMIECNGRRKEMAEKLGISPRTLRYKLAKMRDAGIDIPN, encoded by the coding sequence ATGGCGCAAAGCAAAGTGTTAATCGTAGAAGATGACGAAGGCCTACGCGAAGCGTTAGTTGATACCCTAGCCTTAGCTGGCTATGAGTGGGTTGAAGCAGATTGTGCTGAGCAAGCTTTGCTCATCCTAAAATCTCAAGAAGTTGATATCGTCATTTCGGATGTTCAAATGGCCGGTATGGGTGGCCTTGCGCTGTTACGAAACATAAAACTTCACTGGCCAAAACTGCCCGTTTTGTTAATGACCGCGTATGCGAATATCGAAGATGCTGTTGCGGCAATGAAAGAAGGTGCCATCGATTACATGGCGAAACCTTTTGCACCTGAAGTTTTGCTCAATATGGTGAGCCGCTATGCACCAGTAAAAAGTGACGACGGCGGTGATGCCATCGTGGCTGATGAAAAGAGTCTTAAATTGTTAGCCTTGGCAGATAAGGTCGCTAAAACTGACGCCAACGTGATGGTGCTTGGCCCGAGCGGAAGCGGTAAAGAAGTGATGTCTCGTTACATCCACAATGCCTCACTGCGTAAAGATGGCCCTTTTGTTGCGATTAACTGCGCGGCAATCCCAGACAACATGTTAGAAGCCACATTGTTCGGTTATGAAAAAGGTGCCTTTACTGGCGCCGTACAAGCTTGTCCTGGTAAATTTGAACAAGCTCAAGGTGGTACCATTTTACTGGATGAAATCAGTGAAATGGATCTTAACTTACAGGCAAAATTGCTACGTGTATTGCAAGAGCGCGAAGTAGAACGCTTGGGTGGTCGGAAAAGCATTAAGCTTGACGTCAGAGTTTTGGCGACCAGTAATCGAGATCTAAAAAAGTACGTATCAGAAGGTAATTTCCGTGAAGATTTGTATTACCGATTGAATGTTTTCCCAATCTCTTGGCCGCCACTAAGCCAAAGACAAGGGGATATTAGCCCGTTGGCTATCCACCTTGTTGAGCGTAACTGTCAAAAGTTGGGTTTGCCAGTCCCGAGTATCTCTGAAGGCGCATTGAATAAATTGCTTCACTACCCATGGCCAGGCAATGTACGAGAACTGGATAATGTCATTCAGCGAGCATTGATCTTAAGTGAACATAACAACATTGGCTCAGAACACATTTTGTTAGAAGGGATCGACTGGGACGATGCGAGCAGCTTACAGTCTGTAGTCCAAAGTGGCGAAGTGGCAACACCAAGTGTTAAGCCGATTGCAGAGCCTAATAATCCTTTAGCAAAAGCAATCTCAAGTAATGATGGTTTAGGTTCTGAACTGAGAGAGCAAGAATACGCTATTATTTTAGAGACCATGATCGAATGCAACGGCCGTCGTAAAGAGATGGCCGAGAAATTAGGCATCAGCCCACGTACATTGCGTTACAAGTTAGCAAAAATGCGCGATGCAGGTATTGATATTCCTAACTGA
- the fliF gene encoding flagellar basal-body MS-ring/collar protein FliF, with translation MAEEKHTTDLAVADGGSNMPMESGLDSEGQNLDLDEKSSSKFDMAMGDLDLLRQVVLVVAISICVALIVMVFFWVREPEVRPLGSYETAELIPVLDYLDQQKIEYKLEGNTVHVPVSEYSTIKLNMTRAGMNQPDQAGDDILLNDMGFGVSQRLEQERLKLSRERQIAKAIEQIRLVRKAQVLLALPKQSVFVRHNQEASATVFLTLATGKNLDQEEVDSIVDMVASAVPGMKPTRITVTDQHGRLLSSGSQDPLATARRKEHELERRQEQALREKIDSVLIPILGLGNYTSQVDIELDFSAVEQTRKRFDPNTPATRSEYTLEDYNNGNVVAGVPGALSNQPPADASIPQDVKQMKDGSTMGQGSVHKEATRNFELDTTISHERKQTGVVNRQTVSVAIRHKPSVNAETGEVTYQPLAQSEIEAIRTVLIGSVGFNQARGDLLNVLSVKFAEPEMEVMADVPIWDHPNFNEWVRWLASALVIIAIILILVRPAMKKLLNPHSDDDEDGEFGQDGLPLSADGDTSLIGSDIDGTDSFEFGSGIDLPNLHKDEDVLKAVRALVANEPELAAQVVKNWVTDG, from the coding sequence GTGGCTGAAGAAAAACATACAACAGATCTGGCAGTGGCCGACGGCGGTAGCAATATGCCGATGGAATCAGGTTTGGATTCTGAAGGGCAAAATCTTGATTTGGATGAAAAAAGTTCATCCAAATTTGATATGGCCATGGGCGATCTCGACCTGCTTCGTCAGGTTGTATTAGTCGTTGCTATATCCATTTGTGTTGCTTTAATCGTTATGGTGTTCTTTTGGGTAAGAGAACCAGAAGTACGCCCACTAGGTTCTTATGAAACCGCAGAGCTCATTCCCGTTCTCGACTATTTAGACCAACAAAAAATAGAATATAAACTTGAAGGAAATACCGTTCACGTACCGGTCAGTGAATACAGCACCATCAAATTGAACATGACCCGTGCAGGAATGAATCAACCGGATCAAGCCGGTGACGACATTTTGCTCAACGACATGGGTTTTGGTGTATCTCAGCGTTTAGAGCAAGAAAGACTCAAACTCAGCCGTGAGCGTCAAATTGCCAAAGCGATAGAACAAATTCGTTTGGTGCGGAAAGCTCAAGTATTACTGGCACTACCAAAACAAAGTGTCTTTGTACGTCATAACCAAGAAGCATCGGCGACCGTTTTTTTGACGCTAGCGACAGGTAAAAACCTCGATCAAGAAGAAGTTGATTCAATTGTTGATATGGTAGCGAGCGCGGTTCCAGGAATGAAGCCAACTCGAATTACTGTAACAGACCAACATGGTCGTTTATTGAGTTCAGGTTCACAAGATCCATTGGCAACAGCAAGACGTAAAGAACATGAATTAGAGCGCCGACAAGAACAAGCTTTAAGAGAAAAAATTGACTCAGTATTGATCCCGATTTTAGGGCTTGGTAATTATACGTCGCAAGTTGATATTGAACTGGATTTCAGCGCAGTAGAACAAACGCGTAAACGATTCGATCCGAATACGCCGGCAACTCGAAGCGAATACACGCTTGAAGATTACAACAACGGCAATGTTGTTGCTGGTGTACCTGGTGCGTTGAGTAATCAGCCGCCAGCAGATGCATCCATCCCACAAGATGTGAAGCAGATGAAAGATGGCAGCACAATGGGGCAAGGTTCAGTACACAAAGAAGCGACCCGTAATTTTGAGCTTGATACCACGATCAGTCATGAACGTAAGCAAACCGGTGTGGTTAATCGTCAAACCGTTTCTGTTGCTATTAGGCATAAACCAAGTGTTAACGCAGAAACGGGCGAAGTGACTTATCAGCCGTTGGCACAATCTGAAATCGAAGCGATACGCACGGTATTGATTGGCTCGGTTGGCTTTAATCAAGCTCGCGGCGATTTACTCAATGTGCTTAGCGTGAAGTTTGCAGAACCTGAAATGGAAGTCATGGCTGACGTGCCGATTTGGGATCATCCAAACTTCAATGAATGGGTGAGATGGCTTGCCAGTGCGCTTGTTATTATTGCCATTATTTTGATCCTTGTTCGTCCAGCAATGAAGAAACTGCTTAACCCTCATAGCGATGACGACGAAGATGGAGAGTTTGGCCAAGATGGATTACCACTTAGTGCCGACGGAGATACGAGCTTAATCGGTAGTGATATTGACGGTACCGATAGCTTTGAATTTGGTTCAGGTATAGATTTACCTAACTTACATAAAGACGAAGACGTGCTGAAAGCGGTTCGAGCGCTTGTTGCTAATGAACCAGAACTCGCGGCACAAGTTGTGAAGAATTGGGTGACCGATGGCTAA
- the fliJ gene encoding flagellar export protein FliJ, which translates to MDNALDFLLDQAKDNESQAVLALNKARSELDGYYLQIQQIEQYRLDYCNQLVDRGKQGLTASQYGHLNRFLTQLDETLTKQKSAEDHFKSQVENCQEHWMSTRKQRRSYEWMLEKKASEKQRKLDKQEQQQMDEFSTLQFARKKSIF; encoded by the coding sequence ATGGATAATGCGTTAGATTTTTTACTCGATCAGGCAAAAGACAATGAATCACAAGCGGTGTTGGCTCTAAACAAGGCTCGCAGTGAGCTTGATGGTTATTACCTACAGATCCAACAAATAGAGCAATACCGACTCGATTATTGTAATCAACTGGTCGATCGAGGTAAGCAAGGACTCACTGCCAGTCAGTATGGTCACTTAAATCGATTTTTGACCCAGTTAGATGAAACCTTAACTAAACAAAAATCAGCGGAAGACCATTTTAAATCTCAGGTAGAAAATTGCCAAGAGCATTGGATGAGCACGCGTAAACAAAGGCGCTCATACGAATGGATGCTGGAAAAAAAAGCGTCAGAGAAACAGCGAAAACTTGATAAGCAAGAGCAGCAACAAATGGATGAATTTTCCACTTTGCAGTTTGCTCGTAAGAAATCCATTTTCTAA
- the fliL gene encoding flagellar basal body-associated protein FliL codes for MAEEQTEAPPKSKKMLIIIIAVVVLLAVGGGAAFFMMGSSDDEESKEESQTAVMVAEPASYVNIAQPFVFNAGDKKRGRLVQIKVQLMVRGSANEELAKYHSPLIESTLLASLGVATVDQLRTPLGRTELRDQSTEDVKAALSELVGQPVIEKVLFTDFVMQ; via the coding sequence ATGGCTGAAGAGCAAACAGAAGCACCCCCTAAAAGTAAAAAGATGCTTATTATCATTATTGCCGTCGTAGTATTACTGGCTGTCGGCGGTGGTGCAGCATTCTTTATGATGGGCTCTAGTGATGACGAAGAATCCAAAGAAGAATCCCAAACAGCAGTGATGGTTGCTGAGCCGGCTTCCTACGTCAATATTGCCCAGCCGTTTGTCTTTAATGCTGGAGACAAAAAGCGTGGGCGACTCGTGCAAATAAAAGTACAGCTTATGGTGCGAGGTTCTGCCAATGAAGAACTGGCAAAATACCATTCACCACTGATCGAAAGTACACTACTGGCTTCACTTGGTGTCGCAACCGTCGACCAGTTACGTACCCCATTAGGGCGCACAGAGCTTCGAGACCAGTCAACAGAGGACGTTAAAGCGGCCTTAAGCGAGTTGGTTGGCCAACCGGTCATTGAGAAAGTTCTGTTTACAGACTTTGTGATGCAATAG